One window of the Falco biarmicus isolate bFalBia1 chromosome 2, bFalBia1.pri, whole genome shotgun sequence genome contains the following:
- the LOC130144298 gene encoding LOW QUALITY PROTEIN: vitelline membrane outer layer protein 1-like (The sequence of the model RefSeq protein was modified relative to this genomic sequence to represent the inferred CDS: substituted 1 base at 1 genomic stop codon), protein MKLLMPATLILLLSLCTPGVHEYTSVFSVPNGGHWGKWRSRQFCHYGYANGFALKVEPSQFGRDDTALNSICLHCQGGSVIESLVREWGIWTSFQVXPGGYLISFSLRTEKSQGGGDDTATSNIQTRCSYATVLVGDGLSWGRFGPWSKNCNVCGLQTKVELPAGLQDETALNNVKFCCKWVLALAASLPTHPIYHSR, encoded by the exons ATGAAGCTCCTCATGCCAGCTACCCTcatcctgctcctctccctctgcaccCCAGGTGTGCATGAATACACCTCTGTCTTCAGTGTGCCCAATGGAGGCCACTGGGGCAAGTGGAGGAGTCGGCAATTTTGCCACTATGGCTATGCCAATGGATTTGCCCTGAAA GTGGAGCCCTCCCAGTTCGGAAGAGATGACACAGCTCTGAACAGCATATGCCTGCATTGTCAAGGTGGCTCAGTCATTGAGTCCTTGGTAAGGGA GTGGGGTATCTGGACCAGCTTCCAGGTTTGACCTGGAGGCTACTTGATCTCCTTCTCACTGAGAACAGAGAAGTCCCAAGGAGGAGGTGATGACACAGCAACCAGCAATATCCAAACCAGATGCTCATATGCAACTGTGCTAGTAGGTGATGGACTATCGTGGGGTAGATTTGGCCCATGGAGCAAAAACTGCAACGTATGCGGTCTTCAGACCAAGGTAGAGCTCCCAGCTGGGCTTCAGGATGAGACAGCACTCAACAACGTGAAGTTCTGCTGCAAATGGGTGCTCGCTCTAGCAGCATCACTGCCTACACATCCCATATACCACAGTAGATGA